TGGTACCGCATGGAAGGGCCATCGCTCAACGGATAAAAGCTACCCTGGGGATAACAGGCTTATCTCCCCCAAGAGTCCACATCGACGGGGAGGTTTGGCACCTCGATGTCGGCTCATCGCATCCTGGGGCTGAAGTAGGTCCCAAGGGTTGGGCTGTTCGCCCATTAAAGCGGTACGCGAGCTGGGTTCAGAACGTCGTGAGACAGTTCGGTCCCTATCTGTCGTGGGCGTAGGAAATTTGAGAGGAGCTGTCCTTAGTACGAGAGGACCGGGATGGACGTACCGCTGGTGTACCAGTTGTTCCGCCAGGAGCACCGCTGGGTAGCTATGTACGGACGGGATAAACGCTGAAAGCATCTAAGCGTGAAGCCCCCCTCAAGATGAGATTTCCCAGTATGTAAGACCCCTTGAAGACGACGAGGTAGATAGGCTGGGGGTGGAAGTGCAGCAATGCATGGAGCTGACCAGTACTAATCGGTCGAGGGCTTATCCAATAGCAAGTGATAATTCGCATGTTTCGTTTCGAATCTAGTTTTCAGGGAGCAATCCTTGAATGATGTTGAAGATTGTTATTTGGAGAGATACCCAAGTGGCTATAAGGGGACCCTCTGCTAAGGGGTTAGACTGCGTAAGCGGTGCGAGGGTTCGAATCCCTCTCTCTCCGCCATCTTTACCTAAAGATGGACAAGCAATCAAGACACAATTAATATGGCGGTGTAGCTCAGCTGGCTAGAGCGTACGGTTCATACCCGTAAGGTCGGGGGTTCGATCCCCTCCGCCGCTACCATATTACCCAGGAGGCTTAGCTCAGCTGGGAGAGCATCTGCCTTACAAGCAGAGGGTCGGGGGTTCGATCCCCTCAGCCTCCACCATATACGCCGGTGTAGCTCAACTGGTAGAGCAACTGACTTGTAATCAGTAGGTTGGGGGTTCAAGTCCTCTCGCCGGCACCATTAATGCCTGGAACCGTGGTGTAGTTGGCCTAACATGCCTGCCTGTCACGCAGGAGATCGCGGGTTCGAATCCCGTCGGTTCCGCCATTAATCCTAAAAATTAAATATGGCTCGGTAGCTCAGTCGGTAGAGCAGAGGACTGAAAATCCTCGTGTCGGCGGTTCGATTCCGTCCCGAGCCACCTTTAATCCCTGGAGGATTAGCGAAGTGGCCAAACGCATCAGACTGTAAATCTGCTCCCGTACGGGTTCGGTGGTTCGAATCCATCATCCTCCACCAGTTTTATGAGTCATTAGCTCAGTTGGTAGAGCACCTGACTTTTAATCAGGGTGTCGAAGGTTCGAGCCCTTCATGACTCATCTTTAAGAAAAGAGTGATTAATCATTAATTTGATTAGTCGCTCTTTTTTGTTATGTGATTTTAGCTCAATATGGATATTTATTAATGCTGGGCAAGATATGATAAACTAATAGAAAACATGCAGAGTGGTGACGTTCATTATATGAAGATCATACCTGATCTAAAACAGCAAATTGAAGTCATTATAGGCACAACTTTGGACGAATATGAAATTACAATAGAAGAATGGATGCAATCCGTTGCGAATCTGGTTGGTCGACATGAAAATTCAGAGACCTTTGGTGATGAGGGTGAGCGTCAGGAGTTATCTGATCAATCTGCATCTCCAATTTCATCCGATGTGATCAGTTTAAATACGGGAAAGCGTATATTTTTTAAGGTTCGGATGAATGAGCAAGAAGAGACCGTCGTGTGTTGGGGATGCCCTGCAAAATCAATTACCATGGAAACACGACAATTGATTGAGCTTTTGATCCGTACTAACACGGCTTTACCCGATGAGGTACAACCTGTTGTATATGAGAATGATAGGGAGCAGTATTTGACTGAATTGGGTCTCTGGCTTAAAGAGCAGATCGAAGAACCAACCAAGCAGGAATCTGATGTGGTTCCTGATCGCTTTGTGGTGCCCGCAGGATTAAATGCTGAGAAGATTCTCTTCTTGCTGCAAGGCGATACACCGGATGCACATCGTTTACGGTCCAAGGAACTCAACAAGTTGCTTGAGAGTTACTTTGGCGAGGAAATTGTCTTGATTCCTTTGGGGGAGCAAGAGTGGATTTTCATGGGTGATAAAGAAATTGTTACTGAAGAAGCCGAAGAAGATACAACGGAAGCCAAAAAGGATTCACTGAACGCTTTTTGTCTGGGGTTACATGAATTGGTTGCCAGTGAGTGGGCTGGGGTGTTCCATCTGTCTGCATCTCTGCCATGCATTCCTGCGCAACAACTTGTAGCGGTCGCAACTCTTCTTAGAGAGAGTGTTCACTTAGGGAGAGCATTCCATGTTACGCAGCATATTCATCTCCCATGGGATCTTCACCTGGAGAGGTTGGTAGCGAGCATTCCAGATGATCAACGTATACGTTTTATAAAGGAAACTGGTAAAGACACGGTAATCTTCAATGACAGTGAGACACTTGCTACGCTGGAGACTTTTTTTAGCCTGGACTGTAATGTCAGTGAGACAGCGAAACGACTTTTCATTCATCGTAATACGTTGGTATACCGTCTGGACAAGATCAAACAGGAGATTGGCTATGATGTGAGGCACTTCGAAAGTGCCGTTCTAGTGCAGTTTTTACTACTAATGTACAAAGTGACGAAAAAGCATTGATATTTTTGTGCAGTTTGCGAATAGTCAAACCTCACGTAGATAGGGTATTATAAAAATACAAATTGTATTCGATTACAAAATGATCTCTGAGGAGGCAACAATCATGGCTGGAGTACGTTTAGAGCATATTTTCAAAAAATACCCGGGTTCTGATAAAGCAACTGTAGTTGACATTAACCTGGACATTAAAGATAAAGAATTTCTGGTACTAGTAGGTCCGTCCGGTTGTGGTAAATCAACAACACTTCGTATGATCGCAGGCCTTGAGGAAATTTCTGAAGGTAAACTCTATATCGGTGACCGTGTCGTTAATGATGTTGCACCTAAAGACCGCGATATCGCGATGGTATTCCAATCCTATGCCTTGTATCCACATATGAGCGTATATCAAAACATGGCGTTTGGTTTGAAATTGCGTAAGGTTAAAAAAGATGAGATCGACAAACGTGTACGTGAAGCAGCTAAAATCCTGGATATCGAACATTTGCTTGAGCGTAAACCTAAGGCATTGTCCGGTGGTCAACGTCAACGTGTCGCTTTGGGACGTGCGATTGTCCGTGATCCACAAGTGTTCTTGATGGATGAGCCTCTCTCCAACTTGGATGCCAAACTGCGTGGTCAAATGCGTGCTGAGATCACTAAACTTGCGAAACGTTTGGAAACAACTGTTATCTACGTAACGCATGACCAGATCGAAGCTATGACGATGGGTGATCGGATCGTTGTTATGAAGGATGGTATCATCCAACAAGCAGCTTCTCCGGAAGAGTTGTACAACCTGCCGGCTAACCTGTTCGTAGCTGGTTTCATTGGTTCCCCGACAATGAACTTTATCTCGGGTAAACTCGCTGAGCAAGGTACTAGCATGCATTTCATAGCTCCTGGTGTGGATGTTGAAATCCCGCAAGGTAAAGCACAAGTGTTGAAATCTAGAGGATACATTGGTAAAGAAGTGATTCTGGGTGTTCGTCCAGAAGACATTCACGAAGAGCCAGTATTCCTGGAAGCATCCCCGAACTCTGTATTCTCTACACACGTAGATGTTACAGAGAACCTGGGTCACGAAATGCTCCTCTACTTGAGCGGTGTTGGTAATGATACAACGATCGCACGTGTAGACGGACGTTCTAACACTCGTGATGGTTCCACAGTTAAAATGGCCATCGACATGAACAAAGTTCATATCTTTGACAAAGAGACTGAAGTGAACGTACTTCTTCAAGACAAATAATACTGGGATTCCTCGGTGACGATGGAACCTGACAGTTAACGCAATTATACATTGTAATGAGAGCCCCTTCCGTTATTGCTGGAAGGGGCTTTTTTAAGATTAATGAATTTATAAGTTTCGGCAGAGTTGAAGGATTAATAATCGTAAGAAAAACAGCCCTTAAACTACGAATGTAGTATCCTAGAAGGTGCTTCGATCAGAAGACTTTTCTTACTAATGGTTGTCGGAGGCTGCGATTGCATTCATCCCGGAATTCATTTAAGATTATTTGAAGGTCTGTCTTCATTTATTTGAGAGAATCGACTGTTGGAAGGGTATGCATTCTGTACCCCATGTTGTGAATGCGCTAATAATGGAAATAACTGATACACGATCTGATGTACATAGAGGGACAGCTAATGCTGAAAGGAAGAGACAAATGGCGAAAAAAGTGAAAGTATCTGAACTGGTGCAGCAATTTCAGTTGGAGGTTGTTTCTGGATCTCACGGATTGAAAAGAGTCATTACGGTAGATGACCTGAATCGTCCTGGTCTGGAAATGGCCGGTTATTTTGAATACCATCCACAAGAACGGGTACAGCTGCTTGGAAGAACGGAGTTAGCTTTCTTTGCAATGTTACCTGAGCAAGAGCGGCGCGATCGTATGCAACGTCTTTGTACGGAAGAGACGCCTTGTATCGTTGTCACGCGTGGACTGGAAGTTCCGCAAGAGCTGATTGATATCAGTGAAGAGCAGAATCTGGCTGTACTTCGTAGCAACATGGCTACTACGATTCTATCCAGCCGGATCACGGGTTTCCTGGAAAAGAAATTGGCACCAACAGCAACCATTCACGGTGTACTTTGTGATGTCTATGGCGTAGGTATGCTGATCACAGGTAGCAGCGGTATTGGTAAGAGTGAAACAGCGCTTGAACTGGTGAAACGTGGACACCGACTGATTGCCGATGATGCGGTAGAGATCCGCCAAACGTCAGATTTTCAGCTGCACGGTACTGCACCAGAATTGATCCGCCACTTGCTCGAAATTCGAGGTGTCGGTATTATCAACGTCATGACATTGTTCGGAGCTGGTGCGGTTCGGAATAACAAACGGATTACTTTGGTTGTACGTCTGGAAGCATGGCAGCAGGATAAACAATATGATCGTCTGGGTCTGGATGAAGAGACTACACGTATCATTGATACGGATGTACCTCTTGTTACAATCCCTGTTCGTCCGGGACGGAACTTGGCGGTTATTATTGAAGTGGCAGGTATGAACTATCGCCTGAAACAGATGGGTCTGAATGCTGCGCTGCAATTCACGAACAAGCTGACAGCAACCATCTCGGAAGATATGGAAGACATGGATTAAGAAACATTTTATACAAGGAAATGAAGATAAATGGTTGACATGTACTGCTTCTCTTAAGGCGCAGTGTATGCCAACCATTCGTCATGCGTGCGGTTGATTGAATAAATAGGAGTGTGAATGAATGGATACATTATTACTGTTGAACCCGATTGCGTTCTCTATTGGAGCGTTAAAGGTTCACTGGTACGGGCTTATTCTTGGTGCCGCGGCACTTATAGGACTCCTGCTCGTGATCCGGGAGGGCAAACGATACAATATTCCACAGGAAGTGTTCATGGACATGGTCCTGCTGGGTGTGCCTTCTGCCATCATTGGTGCCCGCATCTACTACGTCGCATTTAAGTGGGAAGATTATAAGGATAATTTCTGGGATGTCTTTAAAATATGGAATGGCGGTATAGCCATCTATGGTGCCCTTATTGGTGCTATCATCTGTGCAGTTATTTTCTTCCGTCGTAAAGGATATAACTTCTGGCGTATGGCCGATATCTGTGCGCCTGGACTGCTCGTTGGACAGTTGATCGGACGCTGGGGGAACTTTGTGAATCAGGAAGCCTACGGCGGTCCTGTGGAAGAATCATTTTTGAGAGACAAGCTTCATCTGCCGGACTTTATTGTGAATCAAATGAACGTAGAGGGCGTATTCCACCATCCTGCATTTTTGTATGAATCGATGTGGAGTCTCGTTGGCCTAGTCTTGCTGCTGGTTCTGCGTCGTCAGAAGTTTCTGCGTTCAGGTGAATTGTTCATGTCTTATTTCATCTGGTACTCTATCGGTCGCTTCTTCATTGAAGCTCTACGTACGGACAGTCTGGGCTTCCAGGCTCCGCAGTGGGTTGCTTCATTAGTGAACGGGCTGTGGTCTCCAATGACTGCAATGGGCTTTGAACAAGGATATCTTGATCCTGCTTACGGTAACGTAAGAATCTCGCAACTGCTCGCGATTGGCATCATTATTGTTGCTGTTGTATTCATTGTGGTGAGAAGAGTGACAGGTAAAGCAGATGTTCGTTATAGTGATCCGATTGTATCGTCCAAAGTTACCTCAGATGATATGGAGCATACGGGAACAGTTGCTGGCAAAGAGAATAAGTTAACACCTCCAGCCAAAGATGAATCCAAGCAAGTTGATGATAAAAAGGAGTAATGCAACATGATTGACACGGTATTGTTTGATCTGGATGGAACGATTATTGATACCAATGAGTTGATTATCAGCTCATTCCAGCATGTCATGGGGGGATGGAAGCATTCAGCTCCATGGACTCGGGAACAGATCATTCCACATATGGGTGGCACACTGGAGCAGCAAATGCGCACTTTCTCTGGCCAGGAGGAAGTCTCCGAGTACGTGAAAGGTTACCGTGCTTATAATGATATCCATCATGAAGCGATGGTTAGACCTTTTCCACATGTTATTGAGGTAGTAGAGGCGCTGCATCAGGCGGGCATTGTGATGGGTGTGGTCACAACCAAGATTCGTCCATCTACATTAAAGGTGCTAGAACGTTTTGACCTATTGAAGTATATGAAGACGATTGTAACAGTAACTGACGTAACGAATCCGAAGCCGCACGCTGAACCGGTACTGAAAGCGATGACGGAACTGGGTGCAGATCCTGCCAAAACGTTAATGGTGGGTGACAGTCCAGTGGATATCCAATCGGCACAGAATGCGGGCGCACTCTCGGCGGGGGTTGCATGGTCCCTTAAAGGGGAAACAATCCTGAACGGATATGGACCCGATCATATGTTGCATGACATGAGAGACTTGTTGAAACTCATCCGTATTGAAACGGGACGTTCATGAGAAAAGTAACCCGCTATCCGGTAGAGGACCAGAATGCACTTTGGCATATCTACAAGACAGTGAGTCCGTGGAAGGGCGTTCGTAATTTTATCTGGATCCAGTTGTCACGTTATTGTCCGATCCTATCGGTGAAGAATTGGATTTACCGCCGAATGCTCGGTATGAAGGTGGGAAAACATACGGCCTTTGGCCTGATGGTGATGGTGGATGTATTTTTTCCGGAGAAAATAACGGTCGGCGAAAACTCGGTCATCGGTTACAACACAACGATTCTCGCTCATGAGTATCTTATTAAGGAGTACAGACTCGGTGAGGTGATTATCGGGGAAAATGTACTGATTGGTGCTAACACAACGATTCTGCCCGGGGTAACCATAGGAGATGGAGCCGTTGTGGCTGCTGGAGCAGTCGTACATAAGGATGTTGCACCAGGAGCTTTTGTTGGAGGTAATCCACTGCGTGATTTATCCGGCGCGGCAGCTTCTACGGAAGAAACCATCTTTAACACGGATGATTCTTCTCAGGGTAGTGTGCATTGAGTCAATAAAGTAATGAATGAAGATGGGTTGAAGTAAAAAGCTGCTTATGGCAGCTTTTTTCGTATATAAATACCGATTGGCGAGCGTAACGGTGTGTATATAAAACGATATGTCGATCCAAGGGCAATCAAGCTTTGGTATTGTTGACGGTAGTGCGGATTTCATGTTATCATATCCCATATCCTTTAGTTTGTTAGCACTTTACCATGTGAAAGTAATCTTGGAAAAATAAAGCATGATAAGGGTTGAACTAAACCATTAGTTGAAGGCTTATACGATAATACTGTGATTCAGGTTTATAAGATAGAATGGGGATTTACACTACATAAATCCTGTTGAAATAGAACGAGTGCAACTCTTAAATTACTGACTCGGGGTGAATATTACCAATGTCCAAACCAAAAGGTTTTGAAAAACCGACCGGATTCCGCGATTATACACCACATGTAGTATCCAAGCTGCGGACGATTGAACGCAATGTACTGGAATGTATGGAACGCTGGGGTTACCGTCAGATCATCACACCAACGATTGAATATTACGACACGGTAGGTGTGGCAAGCTCTACATCAGATCGTAAATTATTTAAATTGCTAAACAGCAGGGGAACCACACTGGTACTCAGATCGGATCTAACGGCTCCGATTGCACGCGTCGTCTCATCCATGCTCAAAGATGAGCAGTTGC
This Paenibacillus xylanexedens DNA region includes the following protein-coding sequences:
- a CDS encoding ABC transporter ATP-binding protein, translating into MAGVRLEHIFKKYPGSDKATVVDINLDIKDKEFLVLVGPSGCGKSTTLRMIAGLEEISEGKLYIGDRVVNDVAPKDRDIAMVFQSYALYPHMSVYQNMAFGLKLRKVKKDEIDKRVREAAKILDIEHLLERKPKALSGGQRQRVALGRAIVRDPQVFLMDEPLSNLDAKLRGQMRAEITKLAKRLETTVIYVTHDQIEAMTMGDRIVVMKDGIIQQAASPEELYNLPANLFVAGFIGSPTMNFISGKLAEQGTSMHFIAPGVDVEIPQGKAQVLKSRGYIGKEVILGVRPEDIHEEPVFLEASPNSVFSTHVDVTENLGHEMLLYLSGVGNDTTIARVDGRSNTRDGSTVKMAIDMNKVHIFDKETEVNVLLQDK
- the hprK gene encoding HPr(Ser) kinase/phosphatase, translating into MAKKVKVSELVQQFQLEVVSGSHGLKRVITVDDLNRPGLEMAGYFEYHPQERVQLLGRTELAFFAMLPEQERRDRMQRLCTEETPCIVVTRGLEVPQELIDISEEQNLAVLRSNMATTILSSRITGFLEKKLAPTATIHGVLCDVYGVGMLITGSSGIGKSETALELVKRGHRLIADDAVEIRQTSDFQLHGTAPELIRHLLEIRGVGIINVMTLFGAGAVRNNKRITLVVRLEAWQQDKQYDRLGLDEETTRIIDTDVPLVTIPVRPGRNLAVIIEVAGMNYRLKQMGLNAALQFTNKLTATISEDMEDMD
- the ppaX gene encoding pyrophosphatase PpaX; amino-acid sequence: MIDTVLFDLDGTIIDTNELIISSFQHVMGGWKHSAPWTREQIIPHMGGTLEQQMRTFSGQEEVSEYVKGYRAYNDIHHEAMVRPFPHVIEVVEALHQAGIVMGVVTTKIRPSTLKVLERFDLLKYMKTIVTVTDVTNPKPHAEPVLKAMTELGADPAKTLMVGDSPVDIQSAQNAGALSAGVAWSLKGETILNGYGPDHMLHDMRDLLKLIRIETGRS
- a CDS encoding acyltransferase yields the protein MRKVTRYPVEDQNALWHIYKTVSPWKGVRNFIWIQLSRYCPILSVKNWIYRRMLGMKVGKHTAFGLMVMVDVFFPEKITVGENSVIGYNTTILAHEYLIKEYRLGEVIIGENVLIGANTTILPGVTIGDGAVVAAGAVVHKDVAPGAFVGGNPLRDLSGAAASTEETIFNTDDSSQGSVH
- a CDS encoding PucR family transcriptional regulator, with the protein product MKIIPDLKQQIEVIIGTTLDEYEITIEEWMQSVANLVGRHENSETFGDEGERQELSDQSASPISSDVISLNTGKRIFFKVRMNEQEETVVCWGCPAKSITMETRQLIELLIRTNTALPDEVQPVVYENDREQYLTELGLWLKEQIEEPTKQESDVVPDRFVVPAGLNAEKILFLLQGDTPDAHRLRSKELNKLLESYFGEEIVLIPLGEQEWIFMGDKEIVTEEAEEDTTEAKKDSLNAFCLGLHELVASEWAGVFHLSASLPCIPAQQLVAVATLLRESVHLGRAFHVTQHIHLPWDLHLERLVASIPDDQRIRFIKETGKDTVIFNDSETLATLETFFSLDCNVSETAKRLFIHRNTLVYRLDKIKQEIGYDVRHFESAVLVQFLLLMYKVTKKH
- the lgt gene encoding prolipoprotein diacylglyceryl transferase, whose protein sequence is MDTLLLLNPIAFSIGALKVHWYGLILGAAALIGLLLVIREGKRYNIPQEVFMDMVLLGVPSAIIGARIYYVAFKWEDYKDNFWDVFKIWNGGIAIYGALIGAIICAVIFFRRKGYNFWRMADICAPGLLVGQLIGRWGNFVNQEAYGGPVEESFLRDKLHLPDFIVNQMNVEGVFHHPAFLYESMWSLVGLVLLLVLRRQKFLRSGELFMSYFIWYSIGRFFIEALRTDSLGFQAPQWVASLVNGLWSPMTAMGFEQGYLDPAYGNVRISQLLAIGIIIVAVVFIVVRRVTGKADVRYSDPIVSSKVTSDDMEHTGTVAGKENKLTPPAKDESKQVDDKKE